One stretch of Paenibacillus sp. FSL R5-0341 DNA includes these proteins:
- a CDS encoding DUF4367 domain-containing protein translates to MRRISWMLAMVLVLSALLAACGKKDAAAVVKDLNEVVGEMESYQGAGVMTLHTGDTPQQYKVEVWHQKPSYYRIALTNAKKDVTQIVLRNDEGVFVLTPSQNKSFRFQSNWPDNQGQVYLYETLIRSITGDTTRQFADEKESYVFDVAANYNTHALVRQKIWLNKSDYAPKQVEVSDSNANVVVDVKFDSFKFGAAFEKDAFDMQRNMTANTEEGGKTGTDSGVAPAEQTGNEGGKEPANPQTAPEPDGAVTDGQSGVGVDTEQQGTEGAATGQEGEEPTLAEPEGADSFGVIQPTYAPEGVQLKDDQILEEAGDYSVMLRYEGTYNYTIFEARPQDRAVSLAPSSVVDLGFTLGMISGDALQTLTWMTDGIEYRITSADLPQNEMVRIATSMQEESGK, encoded by the coding sequence AGAAGGATGCGGCAGCTGTGGTCAAAGATCTGAACGAAGTCGTAGGAGAGATGGAAAGTTACCAGGGGGCAGGCGTGATGACGCTGCATACCGGAGATACGCCGCAGCAGTACAAGGTCGAGGTATGGCATCAGAAGCCTTCCTATTATCGTATTGCGTTAACCAATGCCAAAAAGGATGTAACACAGATTGTCTTGCGTAACGATGAGGGTGTGTTTGTTCTGACGCCTAGCCAGAACAAGAGCTTCCGTTTCCAGAGCAACTGGCCAGATAACCAAGGACAGGTATATCTCTACGAAACATTGATTCGGAGCATTACGGGGGATACGACCCGTCAGTTTGCGGATGAGAAGGAGAGCTATGTTTTTGATGTAGCTGCCAATTATAATACACATGCACTCGTCAGACAGAAAATCTGGCTGAACAAATCGGATTACGCACCGAAACAGGTGGAGGTATCCGACTCCAATGCCAATGTGGTTGTGGATGTGAAGTTTGATTCCTTCAAATTCGGTGCTGCATTTGAGAAAGACGCCTTTGACATGCAACGTAACATGACAGCCAATACAGAAGAAGGCGGCAAAACGGGAACAGACTCTGGTGTGGCTCCTGCGGAGCAAACAGGGAATGAGGGCGGTAAAGAACCTGCCAATCCTCAGACTGCGCCAGAACCAGACGGAGCTGTCACGGATGGACAGTCGGGTGTAGGCGTTGACACAGAGCAGCAAGGTACAGAGGGTGCTGCAACAGGTCAGGAAGGCGAAGAGCCGACACTTGCAGAACCGGAAGGGGCAGACAGCTTCGGCGTGATTCAGCCTACCTATGCACCGGAAGGCGTGCAGCTCAAGGATGATCAGATTCTGGAAGAAGCGGGAGACTACTCGGTTATGCTTCGTTATGAAGGAACATATAATTACACAATATTTGAAGCCAGACCACAGGATCGAGCCGTATCGCTTGCTCCATCCAGTGTAGTGGATCTTGGATTCACACTGGGGATGATCAGCGGAGATGCATTGCAGACTCTGACATGGATGACAGATGGCATAGAATATCGGATTACCAGTGCCGACCTGCCTCAGAACGAAATGGTACGCATTGCAACATCGATGCAGGAAGAGTCAGGCAAATGA